A window of Streptomyces gilvosporeus contains these coding sequences:
- a CDS encoding helix-turn-helix domain-containing protein: MRGLGDHLSIGERIAFYRKRRGYTQEVLAGLVGRSTDWLAKIETGRRKPPRIDMLAELSRILRVPLGDLLGQTVLMEDERQQDDVPAVRDALMSPRRLSRLLFGPEAEAQLPMPAPVAIRVEQAWNDYQGGRFGSVTAALPALLQTAQELEDRAARRGEDRSDCWAVSARAHHLAATTLAKIGESDISWLAAERAMRAADESDDPLVLASAARSGTHALLANGRYDDALELGNTAAGWLSAQVTDNDPAALSLLGMIHLRAAVAAARHQDRPTATALLERAEELADDLGADENYWQTGFGPTNVVLHRLSIELDLDNVSYVVEHGRINVDHMPQERSVSHRIDFARALSLAGHGDEAFAELRTAERTSPQLVRNNPRVRETLRDLIKQSPVTGGSRSSEVFVMAQRCRAVQ, from the coding sequence ATGCGTGGTCTCGGAGATCACCTCAGCATCGGCGAACGTATCGCGTTCTACCGGAAGCGCCGCGGGTACACGCAAGAGGTGCTTGCCGGGCTGGTTGGCCGTAGCACTGACTGGCTTGCGAAGATCGAGACGGGGAGGCGGAAGCCGCCCCGAATCGACATGCTCGCGGAGCTCTCGCGCATCCTGCGCGTGCCCCTCGGAGACTTGCTTGGCCAGACCGTGCTCATGGAAGACGAGCGGCAACAGGACGACGTCCCCGCCGTACGCGATGCCCTCATGAGCCCGCGCCGGCTCTCGCGCCTGCTCTTCGGCCCTGAGGCTGAGGCTCAACTACCGATGCCTGCACCTGTGGCCATCCGTGTCGAGCAGGCATGGAACGACTACCAGGGTGGACGGTTCGGCAGCGTCACAGCCGCCCTTCCGGCGCTGCTTCAGACAGCACAGGAGCTGGAGGATCGCGCGGCGCGTCGCGGTGAGGACCGTAGCGACTGCTGGGCAGTGTCGGCCCGGGCGCACCACCTCGCGGCTACGACGCTCGCGAAGATTGGCGAGTCGGACATCTCGTGGCTCGCTGCCGAGCGTGCGATGCGAGCCGCTGACGAGTCGGATGACCCGCTCGTACTGGCATCCGCTGCGCGGTCCGGCACGCATGCCTTGCTGGCGAACGGGCGCTATGACGATGCCCTGGAACTGGGAAACACGGCAGCCGGGTGGCTGTCCGCTCAGGTGACCGACAACGACCCGGCGGCGCTCAGCCTGTTGGGGATGATTCACCTGCGCGCCGCTGTCGCTGCGGCGCGGCATCAAGACCGCCCCACCGCAACGGCGCTACTGGAGCGTGCCGAAGAACTTGCGGATGACCTCGGCGCGGATGAGAACTACTGGCAGACCGGCTTCGGGCCGACGAACGTAGTGCTGCACCGCCTGTCCATTGAGCTGGACCTCGACAACGTCTCGTACGTGGTGGAGCACGGCAGGATCAACGTCGATCACATGCCGCAGGAGCGCAGCGTCTCGCACCGTATCGACTTCGCGCGTGCCCTCTCCCTCGCTGGGCACGGGGATGAGGCGTTCGCCGAGCTGCGTACGGCTGAGCGCACGTCGCCACAGCTCGTACGCAACAATCCGAGGGTGCGCGAGACACTGCGGGACCTGATTAAGCAGTCGCCGGTAACCGGTGGCTCGCGCTCCTCCGAGGTATTCGTGATGGCGCAACGGTGCAGGGCGGTGCAGTGA
- a CDS encoding cold-shock protein, producing the protein MATGTVKWFNAEKGFGFIEQDGGGADVFAHYSNIAAQGFRELQEGQKVNFDVTQGQKGPQAENIVPA; encoded by the coding sequence ATGGCTACTGGCACCGTGAAGTGGTTCAACGCGGAAAAGGGTTTCGGCTTCATCGAGCAGGACGGCGGCGGCGCCGACGTCTTCGCCCACTACTCGAACATCGCTGCCCAGGGCTTCCGCGAGCTGCAGGAAGGCCAGAAGGTGAACTTCGACGTCACGCAGGGCCAGAAGGGCCCGCAGGCCGAGAACATCGTTCCCGCCTGA
- a CDS encoding DNA cytosine methyltransferase, translated as MDYVEIVDLFAGVGGWDIAARCLDVPVVGIEWDADACATRRAAGLPTVEGDVRAFGPADFPTANVLAGGPPCQTFTTAGTGAGHRAPEALDGVLRLIRRMADRDDIAADLACWSDERTGLVLEPLRWALAAIDSARPYDVVALEQVPAVLPVWEAVGKVLKAEGYSVAYGVLHAEEFGLPQTRRSAVLIARRNGVAALPKATHRPYRKGAPRAQGDPALLPWVTMGETLDRTRPFVVVSNYGTGGDPTARGRRRCTEPSSTITGKVNRNRVMAEDGAELDRLSMSEAGRLQGFPTDYPWAGRNIPQQIGSSVPPLLAAHVLAAALGRDHPSAGIAIPSVPRPRSSDETVTAVSNVSTPVHATPDGQSHLALSVGSATFGRMADTQIKPGQITTRTEMMSAFGGGPQGGIVTSATTPNILIYSDHETGHRYGYYDGWLAEEDEKGPIFEYTGAGRIGDQTFTGRTGTGNKAILQHVDDGRALRVFIAAGKVPGSGAKYQRYVGEFALDADLPYIIRQVPDDNGNLRKAIVFRLRPAGAVGREEQDDIPPAEKTRATLVPADVTASTMVEPENNKKTKGKRSAQPGTETERREAALSDDFQAFLKSRGHQVKRFQIKIEGLTSTLVTDLYDVTDHVLYEAKGSATRKDVRMAIGQLLDYRRHVTPAEPQLAILLPSKPDLDLRELLHKEGIALVYRGSGEFVGRILPE; from the coding sequence GTGGACTACGTTGAGATTGTGGACCTGTTCGCCGGGGTGGGCGGGTGGGACATCGCTGCACGTTGCCTGGACGTACCTGTGGTCGGCATTGAGTGGGATGCGGACGCCTGTGCCACGCGGCGGGCGGCAGGGTTGCCCACAGTCGAGGGCGACGTCCGCGCTTTCGGCCCGGCCGACTTCCCAACAGCCAACGTCCTTGCGGGCGGGCCGCCGTGCCAGACTTTCACCACAGCCGGCACTGGCGCGGGACATCGCGCTCCAGAGGCTCTAGACGGCGTGCTGCGCCTCATTCGGCGCATGGCCGATCGCGACGACATCGCCGCGGACCTGGCCTGCTGGAGTGACGAACGCACGGGCTTGGTGCTGGAGCCCCTGCGGTGGGCCCTCGCCGCAATCGACAGCGCCCGACCCTATGACGTGGTTGCGCTGGAGCAGGTACCGGCCGTACTTCCGGTCTGGGAAGCGGTGGGGAAAGTCCTGAAAGCCGAGGGCTATTCGGTGGCGTACGGGGTGTTGCACGCGGAGGAGTTCGGGCTCCCGCAGACGCGCCGCAGCGCCGTATTGATTGCCCGCCGCAACGGCGTGGCAGCGCTCCCCAAGGCGACGCATCGGCCCTATCGCAAGGGTGCACCCCGGGCCCAGGGTGATCCTGCCCTGCTGCCGTGGGTGACTATGGGAGAGACACTGGATCGTACGAGGCCGTTCGTTGTGGTCTCTAACTACGGCACTGGTGGCGACCCCACAGCCCGCGGCCGCCGCAGGTGCACAGAGCCGTCTTCCACCATCACCGGAAAGGTCAACCGCAACCGGGTCATGGCAGAAGACGGTGCCGAGCTTGATCGCCTATCCATGTCCGAGGCGGGCCGGCTCCAGGGCTTTCCCACCGACTATCCATGGGCAGGCAGGAACATCCCCCAACAGATCGGCAGCTCCGTTCCGCCGCTCCTTGCCGCCCACGTCCTCGCCGCCGCGCTCGGGCGAGACCACCCGTCTGCGGGCATCGCTATCCCATCCGTGCCACGCCCGCGATCAAGCGACGAGACAGTGACGGCCGTCAGCAATGTCAGTACCCCGGTGCACGCAACGCCTGATGGCCAATCACACCTGGCGTTGTCAGTGGGGTCAGCTACGTTCGGACGCATGGCTGACACTCAAATCAAGCCCGGACAGATCACCACCCGCACGGAAATGATGAGTGCTTTCGGGGGCGGACCGCAGGGGGGCATCGTCACGTCCGCTACCACCCCCAACATCCTCATCTACTCCGATCACGAGACCGGGCACCGTTATGGGTACTACGACGGTTGGCTTGCTGAAGAAGACGAGAAGGGGCCGATCTTCGAGTACACCGGGGCAGGCCGGATCGGAGACCAGACGTTCACCGGCCGCACTGGCACTGGGAACAAGGCCATTCTCCAGCATGTCGATGATGGCCGGGCCCTCCGCGTCTTCATAGCAGCGGGCAAGGTCCCCGGGTCTGGTGCGAAGTACCAGCGATACGTAGGCGAATTCGCGCTTGATGCCGACCTTCCGTACATCATCCGTCAGGTCCCGGACGACAACGGCAACCTCCGTAAGGCCATCGTTTTTCGCCTTCGGCCGGCTGGAGCTGTGGGCCGCGAGGAACAGGACGACATCCCGCCGGCGGAGAAGACGCGGGCCACTCTTGTACCGGCTGACGTCACAGCCAGCACCATGGTGGAGCCGGAGAACAACAAGAAGACCAAGGGGAAGCGCTCTGCTCAGCCGGGTACGGAGACGGAACGACGTGAGGCCGCGCTCTCGGATGACTTCCAGGCATTCCTCAAGAGCAGGGGGCACCAGGTCAAGCGGTTTCAGATCAAGATCGAAGGGCTGACTTCGACCCTCGTAACCGATCTCTACGACGTCACGGATCACGTTCTTTACGAGGCCAAGGGCAGTGCTACTCGCAAGGATGTCCGCATGGCGATTGGGCAGCTCCTCGACTACCGCCGTCACGTCACGCCCGCTGAGCCGCAGCTCGCGATCCTGCTGCCCAGTAAGCCCGACCTCGACTTGCGGGAGCTTCTGCACAAGGAGGGAATCGCGCTCGTCTATCGCGGCAGTGGGGAGTTCGTTGGCAGGATCCTGCCCGAGTAG
- a CDS encoding DEAD/DEAH box helicase produces MNRTARTNDRYSRSARSSGSGRGGYRSGRPNRSGTGRSGGPGRRPATLQGEFALPVTHTPALPPAEAFAELDMPSPLLAALSAEGMSAPFPIQAATLPNSLAGRDVLGRGRTGSGKTLAFGLALLARTAGQRAEPRQPLALVLVPTRELAQQVTDALAPYGRSLKLRLATVVGGMSIGRQSSALRGGVEVVVATPGRLKDLIERGDCRLNQVAVTVLDEADQMADMGFMPQVTALLDQVRPEGQRMLFSATLDRNVDLLVRRYLTDPVVHSVDPSAGAVTTMEHHVLHVHGADKHATTTEIAAREGRSIMFLDTKHAVDNLTRHLLNSGVRAAALHGGKSQSQRTRTLAQFKTGHVTVLVATNVAARGIHVDNLDLVVNVDPPSDHKDYLHRGGRTARAGESGSVVTLVLPNQRRTMNRLMADAGITPQTTQVRSGEAELSRITGAQAPSGTPVTIAAPVVERAKRSGSSTRGRRSRPAQARRAAGSARTGTPTARQTSSAPAA; encoded by the coding sequence ATGAACCGCACAGCTCGCACGAATGACCGCTACTCCCGCTCTGCCCGCTCGTCCGGCTCAGGCCGCGGCGGCTACCGCTCCGGTCGGCCGAACCGCTCGGGCACGGGTCGTTCCGGGGGCCCCGGACGGCGTCCCGCGACACTGCAGGGAGAGTTCGCCCTGCCCGTCACCCACACCCCCGCCCTGCCCCCGGCCGAGGCTTTCGCCGAGCTGGACATGCCGTCGCCGCTGCTGGCGGCCCTCAGCGCGGAAGGCATGTCCGCCCCGTTCCCCATCCAGGCCGCCACGCTGCCGAACTCGCTGGCCGGGCGCGATGTTCTCGGCCGCGGTCGCACCGGATCGGGCAAGACGCTGGCCTTCGGTCTGGCCCTGCTGGCCCGTACCGCCGGGCAGCGCGCGGAGCCCCGTCAGCCGCTGGCACTGGTCCTGGTCCCGACCCGGGAACTGGCCCAGCAGGTCACCGACGCCCTCGCCCCCTATGGCCGGTCGCTCAAGCTGCGGCTGGCCACCGTCGTCGGCGGAATGTCGATCGGCCGCCAGTCCAGCGCACTGCGCGGCGGGGTCGAGGTGGTCGTCGCCACGCCGGGACGGCTCAAGGACCTCATCGAGCGCGGTGACTGCAGGCTGAACCAGGTCGCTGTCACCGTGCTGGACGAGGCGGACCAGATGGCCGACATGGGCTTCATGCCCCAGGTCACCGCGCTGCTCGACCAGGTTCGGCCCGAGGGGCAGCGGATGCTCTTCTCGGCCACCCTGGACCGCAACGTCGACCTCCTGGTCCGGCGCTACCTGACGGACCCGGTGGTCCACTCCGTCGATCCTTCGGCGGGCGCGGTCACGACGATGGAGCACCACGTGCTGCACGTCCACGGCGCCGACAAGCACGCCACCACCACCGAGATCGCCGCCCGCGAAGGTCGGTCGATCATGTTCCTGGACACCAAGCACGCCGTGGACAACCTCACCAGGCATCTGCTGAACAGCGGTGTCCGCGCCGCGGCCCTGCACGGTGGCAAGTCCCAGTCCCAGCGCACCCGCACCCTGGCCCAGTTCAAGACCGGCCATGTCACCGTCCTGGTGGCCACCAACGTCGCCGCCCGCGGCATCCACGTCGACAACCTCGATCTCGTCGTCAACGTCGACCCGCCCAGCGACCACAAGGACTACCTGCACCGCGGTGGCCGTACCGCGCGCGCCGGCGAGTCCGGCAGCGTCGTCACCCTCGTCCTGCCCAACCAGCGCCGCACCATGAACCGCCTGATGGCGGACGCGGGCATCACCCCGCAGACCACCCAGGTCCGCTCCGGCGAGGCCGAACTGAGCCGCATCACCGGCGCCCAGGCCCCCTCCGGCACCCCGGTCACCATCGCCGCACCAGTTGTCGAACGTGCCAAGCGCAGCGGCTCCTCCACGCGAGGCCGCCGCAGCCGCCCCGCCCAGGCCCGTCGTGCCGCCGGATCAGCCCGTACCGGGACACCGACTGCGCGGCAGACCTCCTCGGCCCCGGCCGCCTAG
- a CDS encoding CBS domain-containing protein, translating into MLQSYPQGDFPGKAAGDVMSAPGPQVGDDMIVDVALSVLIGAGADHLLVRDEDGRCTGLITRSQMTDHHQGSWYTEETRLRDLIYDRGPFTSPVMSAHDAERAMRQRALWASPVIGEDGHALGVVVLTR; encoded by the coding sequence ATGCTGCAGAGCTACCCCCAGGGGGACTTCCCCGGCAAGGCAGCCGGCGACGTCATGTCGGCGCCGGGACCACAGGTCGGCGACGACATGATCGTCGACGTGGCTCTGTCCGTCCTCATCGGGGCCGGTGCCGACCATCTCCTCGTCCGTGACGAGGACGGGCGGTGTACGGGCCTGATCACCCGTTCCCAGATGACAGACCATCACCAAGGCTCCTGGTACACCGAGGAGACCCGGTTGCGGGACCTCATCTACGACCGTGGGCCCTTCACTTCGCCCGTGATGTCTGCACACGACGCGGAACGCGCCATGCGTCAACGCGCGCTGTGGGCCTCACCCGTGATCGGTGAGGACGGGCACGCCCTGGGCGTCGTCGTTCTCACCCGTTGA
- a CDS encoding GntR family transcriptional regulator, which yields MEQSREAPKHTPTAKEIAAEYREKITGPDREYGPGDRLPAARKLAKDLGVQLMTVQSAYGQLRTEGLILTQQGRGTFVRDPSTPLGTEPGSSPAFTALAAELGTIHDALRLLGERLDRLERLVDDRTPPSP from the coding sequence ATGGAGCAGAGCCGAGAAGCGCCCAAGCACACGCCCACGGCCAAGGAGATCGCTGCGGAGTACCGGGAGAAGATCACGGGGCCAGACCGCGAGTACGGACCGGGAGACCGGCTCCCTGCGGCCCGCAAGCTCGCCAAAGACCTTGGCGTTCAGCTCATGACCGTGCAGAGCGCGTACGGGCAACTCCGCACCGAGGGGTTGATCCTCACCCAGCAAGGCCGCGGGACGTTTGTCCGCGACCCGTCGACGCCGCTGGGCACCGAGCCAGGCAGCAGCCCCGCGTTCACCGCGCTGGCAGCAGAGCTCGGCACTATTCATGACGCCCTTCGTCTGCTCGGTGAGCGATTGGACCGCCTTGAACGGCTTGTCGACGACAGGACTCCACCCTCGCCGTGA
- a CDS encoding pentapeptide repeat-containing protein, whose amino-acid sequence MGWWTRLQQAVGLLATMATLAVAAFTWVSIQQVGTEQAITREGQITDRYNTAVTNLGNDSIDVRLGGIYALQRIMQDSSRDQPALVQVLSAYVRTHAPQPKHGRRGPDQPADDVNAALNVLTHRDRQHDGTTYVVNLAGAYLAGARLESADLTYFRLNHANLSGAHLDGARLRHTELSGAHLEGAQMWGDLTGAQMSNAYLTGADMVGADMAGTDLTGAHLASSGLVNADLTGADLTGADLTGADLTGAHLRGADMSHARLAGTKR is encoded by the coding sequence GTGGGCTGGTGGACCCGGTTACAGCAGGCAGTCGGGCTCCTGGCCACGATGGCGACCCTTGCCGTGGCTGCCTTTACCTGGGTATCGATTCAGCAGGTCGGTACCGAGCAGGCGATCACCCGCGAAGGTCAGATCACCGACCGCTACAACACCGCCGTCACCAACCTCGGCAACGACTCCATCGACGTGCGTCTTGGTGGCATATACGCCCTGCAGCGCATCATGCAGGACTCGAGCCGAGACCAGCCTGCCTTGGTCCAAGTCCTGTCCGCCTACGTTCGCACCCATGCGCCACAGCCGAAGCACGGCAGGCGCGGACCAGACCAACCAGCCGACGACGTTAACGCCGCCCTCAACGTGCTGACCCATCGGGACCGCCAGCATGATGGAACCACTTATGTGGTGAACCTGGCCGGTGCGTACTTGGCCGGGGCGCGTCTTGAAAGCGCGGATCTGACCTACTTCCGCCTGAACCACGCGAATCTGAGCGGTGCACACCTGGACGGTGCCAGGCTGCGTCATACGGAACTCTCCGGCGCGCACTTGGAGGGCGCGCAAATGTGGGGGGACCTGACTGGAGCGCAGATGAGCAATGCCTACCTGACCGGTGCGGACATGGTTGGCGCGGACATGGCCGGCACGGATCTCACCGGTGCACACCTGGCCTCATCTGGCCTGGTCAACGCTGACCTGACTGGCGCGGATTTGACCGGTGCGGACCTGACGGGTGCTGACCTAACGGGTGCGCATCTGCGGGGCGCAGATATGTCCCACGCCCGCCTCGCCGGCACGAAACGGTGA
- a CDS encoding flavoprotein, which yields MLGVVGSAAGGVEVLRTGLVEPAMDRGWRVAVTLTPTAGQWLRMNGEAERLEQLTGLPVRDAPRFPGEVRPHPPVDCYVVAPASANMVAKLATGLMDNQALTQVGEAIGTLDLPVVVFPRVNAAHARHPAWQGHIDALRAGDVHVVDGPDVWPLYEPREAPAGRELPWAAVLDAVDEVSP from the coding sequence GTGCTCGGCGTCGTTGGGTCGGCGGCCGGCGGTGTAGAGGTATTGCGTACCGGGCTTGTTGAGCCTGCGATGGACCGAGGGTGGCGGGTGGCCGTCACGCTGACGCCGACCGCGGGTCAGTGGTTGCGGATGAACGGCGAGGCCGAACGGCTGGAGCAGCTCACGGGCCTGCCCGTGCGTGACGCGCCGCGTTTTCCTGGCGAGGTCCGACCGCATCCACCGGTTGACTGTTACGTGGTTGCTCCCGCGTCGGCCAACATGGTCGCCAAGCTCGCGACGGGCCTGATGGACAACCAAGCGCTGACGCAGGTTGGTGAGGCCATCGGCACCCTTGATCTCCCGGTTGTCGTCTTCCCGCGGGTGAACGCGGCGCACGCTCGCCATCCTGCCTGGCAAGGCCACATCGACGCCCTTCGGGCCGGGGATGTCCACGTCGTCGACGGGCCGGATGTCTGGCCGCTATACGAGCCGAGGGAGGCGCCGGCGGGGCGTGAACTCCCGTGGGCCGCAGTGCTGGATGCCGTAGATGAGGTGTCACCCTGA
- a CDS encoding DUF5994 family protein, with the protein MTATILYTPAVEERTFSLPLRLALASADTPGALLDGAWWPRSRDLAAELPALTAVLDPLWGRITHVTVNPTLWPVIPRKVPVDGHVVSVGWFKAEQDPHKLLLLSYTVGRWDLLVIPPQTDPAIAAWLMTAATGPLRSHTASDLLERAESQRITTEADQAQEAVWDSEGGHGDRETAPARSE; encoded by the coding sequence ATGACCGCGACCATTCTGTATACGCCGGCGGTCGAGGAGCGGACCTTTTCGCTGCCGCTGCGTCTCGCACTCGCCTCAGCGGACACCCCTGGTGCTCTTCTGGACGGTGCCTGGTGGCCCCGCTCCCGCGACCTGGCGGCGGAACTTCCTGCGTTGACCGCGGTGCTGGATCCCCTTTGGGGGCGCATCACCCATGTCACGGTGAACCCGACCCTGTGGCCCGTCATCCCACGGAAGGTGCCCGTTGACGGGCACGTGGTGAGCGTCGGCTGGTTCAAGGCCGAGCAAGACCCCCACAAGCTGTTGCTGCTCTCCTACACCGTCGGCCGCTGGGACCTGCTGGTGATTCCGCCGCAGACGGATCCGGCCATCGCCGCCTGGCTGATGACCGCGGCTACCGGTCCGCTGCGCAGCCACACAGCGAGTGATCTGCTGGAGAGGGCCGAATCCCAACGGATCACGACAGAAGCCGACCAGGCCCAAGAAGCGGTCTGGGACTCCGAGGGCGGCCACGGCGACCGTGAGACCGCGCCAGCACGCTCGGAGTGA
- a CDS encoding PP2C family protein-serine/threonine phosphatase, with protein sequence MAEGERRLDKGVVDRSEGFGERLLGLLLDRARLLPPQLIAPLIAEEVAGIGGRDVSILLQDYAQELLVPLPGRKLHVGQPEPVTDSPAGRAFLRAAVVEVPQAGGSVRMYLPLLDGSDQVGVMALTLDAVDDDDRRLLGRLAGLVADLLVTKNAYTDQFFLVRRREPMSVSAEIQWGLLPPLTMSVPQVEVAGILEPAYRVAGDSFDYALNDNILHMAVIDAMGHGLDAAAMATVVIGAYRHARRVFVSLAEKYAFMDDAISQQFGPDHFVTAQLMQLNISTGEMELVNAGHPAPLLIRGGRVLRQLESATTLPVGFGGEAPRVREHTLQQGDRVLCYTDGIIEEHVAGGEPFGEERLIDCVNRLGEEPSEGLRADLRRLSHTLKRERGGRTSDDATLFMIEWHGGAADHFATME encoded by the coding sequence ATGGCGGAAGGTGAGCGGCGGCTGGACAAGGGCGTGGTGGACCGGTCGGAGGGTTTTGGCGAGCGGCTGCTCGGCCTGCTGCTGGACAGGGCGCGGCTGTTGCCGCCGCAGCTGATCGCCCCCCTGATCGCGGAAGAGGTGGCCGGAATCGGCGGCCGTGACGTCTCCATCCTGCTCCAGGACTACGCGCAGGAGCTGCTGGTGCCGCTGCCCGGCAGGAAACTGCACGTGGGCCAGCCCGAGCCGGTGACCGACTCCCCCGCCGGCCGGGCCTTCCTGCGCGCGGCTGTCGTCGAGGTACCACAGGCCGGCGGCAGCGTCCGGATGTATCTGCCCCTGCTGGACGGAAGCGACCAGGTGGGCGTCATGGCCCTGACTCTGGACGCCGTCGACGACGATGACCGGCGCTTGCTGGGCCGGCTCGCCGGCCTGGTTGCCGACCTGCTGGTCACCAAGAACGCCTACACCGACCAGTTCTTCCTGGTCCGGCGTCGGGAGCCGATGAGCGTGTCTGCGGAGATCCAGTGGGGCCTGCTGCCGCCGCTGACGATGTCCGTGCCGCAGGTCGAGGTGGCCGGCATCCTGGAGCCCGCCTACCGCGTCGCCGGTGACAGCTTCGACTACGCCCTCAACGACAACATCCTGCACATGGCCGTCATCGACGCGATGGGCCACGGCCTGGACGCCGCCGCGATGGCGACCGTCGTCATCGGCGCCTACCGCCATGCCCGGCGCGTGTTCGTCAGCCTGGCCGAGAAGTACGCGTTCATGGACGATGCCATCTCCCAGCAGTTCGGGCCCGACCACTTCGTCACGGCGCAGCTGATGCAGCTGAACATCTCCACCGGGGAGATGGAGCTGGTCAACGCGGGCCACCCCGCGCCGCTGCTGATCCGCGGGGGCCGGGTCCTGCGGCAGCTGGAGAGCGCGACGACGCTGCCCGTCGGCTTCGGAGGTGAGGCGCCCCGGGTCAGAGAGCACACGCTTCAGCAGGGCGACCGGGTGCTGTGCTACACCGACGGCATCATCGAGGAGCATGTCGCCGGCGGGGAGCCGTTCGGCGAGGAACGCCTCATCGACTGCGTCAACCGCCTGGGGGAAGAGCCGTCAGAGGGGCTGCGGGCGGACCTGCGCCGGCTCTCCCACACGCTGAAGAGGGAACGAGGCGGGCGCACCAGCGACGACGCCACCCTCTTCATGATCGAGTGGCACGGTGGCGCCGCCGACCACTTCGCCACCATGGAGTGA
- a CDS encoding MerR family transcriptional regulator has protein sequence MPPRSSRPADKFDDDDYPAYTMGRAAEMLGTTPAFLRALGEHRLITPLRSEGGHRRYSRYQLRIAARARELVDSGTPIEAACRIVILEDQLEEAQRINEELRTRGATS, from the coding sequence ATGCCCCCTCGCAGTTCCCGCCCCGCCGACAAGTTCGACGACGACGATTACCCCGCCTACACCATGGGCCGGGCCGCCGAGATGCTCGGCACCACCCCCGCCTTCCTCCGCGCCCTCGGTGAGCACCGCCTGATCACCCCGCTGCGCTCCGAAGGCGGCCACCGCCGCTACTCCCGCTACCAGCTGCGCATCGCCGCCCGCGCCCGCGAACTCGTCGACTCCGGCACCCCCATCGAAGCCGCCTGCCGCATCGTCATTCTCGAAGACCAGCTCGAAGAAGCCCAGCGCATCAACGAAGAACTGCGCACCCGCGGCGCCACGTCGTAA
- a CDS encoding SCO5918 family protein → MRVVIARFPFDLLKTEVQDAMKGIKAEPVTGESVLIGRRHYPVKQVGEIITGQDRRDFSACEVTRALSRLGFVCRPAAALVPPTGLTPLETASALLGHPDRA, encoded by the coding sequence ATGCGCGTCGTCATCGCCCGCTTTCCTTTCGACCTGCTCAAGACCGAGGTGCAGGATGCGATGAAGGGCATCAAAGCTGAACCCGTCACGGGTGAGTCCGTGCTCATCGGTCGCCGCCATTACCCCGTCAAGCAGGTCGGGGAGATCATCACCGGGCAGGATCGCCGTGACTTCTCCGCCTGTGAAGTGACCCGAGCCCTGAGCCGCCTCGGCTTCGTGTGCCGCCCGGCTGCCGCTCTCGTGCCACCGACCGGTCTCACACCACTGGAGACGGCGTCGGCCTTGCTGGGGCACCCGGACCGAGCCTGA